The Ensifer adhaerens genome contains a region encoding:
- the radA gene encoding DNA repair protein RadA translates to MAKARTQFICQNCGTIHTRWVGKCEGCGEWNTIIEDDPTAGIGGGPSRAPKKGRPVALTTLSGEIEDAPRIQTGISELDRVTGGGFVRGSALLVGGDPGIGKSTVLMQAAAALSRRKHRVIYVSGEEAVAQVRLRAQRLGAADSDVLLAAETNVEDILATLSEGKRPDLVIIDSIQTLWSDIVDSAPGTVTQVRTGVQAMIRFAKQTGTAVVLVGHVTKEGQIAGPRVVEHMVDAVLYFEGDRGHHYRILRTVKNRFGPTDEIGVFEMSDKGLREVANPSELFLGERNEKSPGAAVFAGMEGTRPVLVEVQALVAPTSLGTPRRAIVGWDSARLSMILAVLEAHCGVRLGQHDVYLNIAGGYRISEPAADLAVASALVSSLAGLALPADCVYFGEVSLSGAIRPVAHTAQRLKEAEKLGFSQAVLPSASTELPKNGNGRWSEMESLPDLVARIAGSRNALRPVEDED, encoded by the coding sequence ATGGCGAAAGCGCGTACCCAATTCATCTGCCAGAACTGCGGCACGATCCACACTCGCTGGGTGGGAAAATGCGAAGGCTGCGGCGAGTGGAACACGATCATCGAGGACGACCCGACGGCGGGCATCGGCGGCGGTCCGTCGCGCGCGCCGAAGAAGGGACGCCCGGTGGCGCTCACCACCCTCTCGGGCGAGATCGAAGACGCGCCACGCATCCAGACAGGCATCTCGGAACTCGACCGGGTGACCGGAGGCGGCTTCGTGCGCGGATCGGCGCTGCTCGTCGGCGGCGATCCCGGTATCGGCAAGTCGACGGTGCTGATGCAGGCAGCGGCAGCGCTCTCGCGCCGCAAGCATCGCGTCATCTATGTCTCGGGCGAAGAGGCTGTGGCGCAGGTGCGTCTTCGCGCCCAGCGGCTGGGGGCTGCCGACAGCGATGTGCTGCTCGCTGCTGAGACCAACGTCGAGGACATTCTGGCGACGCTGTCGGAAGGCAAGCGCCCGGATCTCGTGATCATCGATTCGATCCAGACGCTCTGGAGCGACATCGTCGATTCCGCGCCGGGCACAGTGACCCAGGTTCGCACCGGCGTGCAGGCGATGATCCGCTTTGCCAAGCAGACGGGAACCGCCGTCGTGCTCGTCGGCCATGTGACCAAGGAGGGCCAGATCGCCGGTCCGCGCGTCGTCGAGCATATGGTCGACGCCGTGCTCTATTTCGAAGGCGACCGCGGCCATCACTATCGTATCCTGCGCACCGTCAAGAACCGCTTCGGCCCGACCGACGAGATCGGCGTGTTCGAAATGTCGGACAAGGGCCTGCGCGAGGTCGCCAACCCGTCGGAACTGTTTCTCGGCGAACGCAACGAGAAATCGCCGGGCGCCGCCGTCTTTGCCGGCATGGAAGGCACCCGCCCGGTTCTCGTCGAAGTGCAGGCGCTGGTCGCCCCGACCTCGCTCGGCACGCCGAGACGCGCCATCGTCGGCTGGGATTCCGCACGGCTCTCGATGATCCTTGCCGTGCTGGAAGCCCATTGCGGCGTGCGGCTCGGCCAGCACGACGTCTATCTCAACATCGCCGGTGGCTACCGCATTTCCGAGCCGGCGGCCGATCTAGCTGTGGCTTCCGCACTGGTTTCATCGCTTGCCGGGCTTGCCCTTCCGGCGGATTGCGTCTATTTCGGCGAAGTCAGCTTGTCGGGTGCCATCCGGCCGGTTGCGCATACCGCACAACGCCTTAAGGAAGCCGAGAAGCTCGGGTTCTCCCAGGCGGTCCTGCCGTCCGCTTCGACCGAACTGCCGAAAAACGGCAATGGCCGCTGGAGCGAGATGGAAAGCCTGCCCGATCTGGTGGCGCGCATCGCGGGGTCGCGAAACGCGCTGAGACCGGTGGAGGACGAAGACTGA
- the alr gene encoding alanine racemase, with the protein MLPPDFLSASNRLTIDLGALVDNWRAMNKRSGKARAAAVLKADAYGIGIAQAAPALYAAGARDFFVANAEEGAALRPLAPDGRIYILAGMWPGNEALFFDNDLVPVINSDEQLAVFMAALSERGDHPCVLHVDTGMNRLGLTVEQAVALATDPARPASFSPVLIMSHLVSADDPDHRLNGLQLRRFHEVSTAYEGVDASLANSGGVFLGPDYHFDLTRPGIAVYGGEAVNDIPNPMKPVVTAEARIIQVRDVAAGGTASYGASARFDRDSRIATVAVGYADGYHRSVSGGGVTLRQATPSGAFGFLHGQKVPHVGRVTMDLSLFDVTDLPESAVRPGDYIELFGRHIAIDDVARAGGTIGYEMLTSLGRRYIRHYIDSV; encoded by the coding sequence ATGCTTCCTCCAGACTTCCTTTCCGCTTCCAACCGGCTCACGATCGATCTTGGCGCGCTTGTCGACAACTGGCGGGCCATGAACAAGCGCTCCGGCAAGGCGCGTGCCGCAGCCGTGCTCAAGGCGGATGCCTATGGCATCGGCATCGCGCAGGCGGCCCCTGCCCTCTATGCGGCCGGCGCCCGCGATTTCTTTGTCGCCAATGCCGAGGAAGGCGCAGCACTCCGTCCGCTTGCACCGGACGGCCGGATCTACATTCTCGCCGGGATGTGGCCGGGCAACGAGGCGCTGTTCTTCGACAACGATCTGGTGCCGGTCATCAACTCGGACGAGCAGCTGGCCGTGTTCATGGCCGCCCTTTCCGAGCGTGGCGACCACCCTTGCGTGCTGCATGTGGATACCGGCATGAACCGGCTCGGCCTTACGGTCGAGCAGGCCGTTGCGCTTGCGACAGACCCGGCGCGGCCGGCAAGCTTTTCGCCGGTGCTGATCATGAGCCATCTCGTCAGCGCCGACGATCCGGACCATCGGCTGAATGGCCTTCAACTCCGTCGCTTCCATGAGGTGTCGACTGCCTATGAAGGGGTCGATGCGAGCCTTGCCAACTCCGGCGGCGTCTTCCTCGGGCCCGACTATCATTTCGACCTGACCCGGCCGGGCATCGCCGTCTATGGCGGCGAGGCGGTGAACGACATCCCCAACCCGATGAAGCCGGTGGTGACCGCCGAAGCACGGATCATCCAGGTGCGCGACGTGGCCGCCGGCGGCACCGCGAGCTATGGCGCCTCTGCCCGCTTCGACCGCGACAGTCGCATCGCCACGGTGGCTGTGGGATATGCCGATGGCTATCACCGTTCCGTGTCCGGCGGCGGCGTCACGCTCAGGCAGGCAACGCCATCAGGGGCCTTCGGTTTCCTGCACGGCCAGAAGGTCCCGCATGTCGGGCGCGTCACCATGGACCTCAGTCTCTTCGACGTCACGGACCTTCCTGAAAGCGCGGTACGACCGGGTGATTACATCGAGCTCTTCGGCCGGCACATCGCCATCGACGATGTCGCGCGCGCCGGAGGGACGATCGGCTACGAGATGCTGACCAGTCTCGGCCGCCGCTATATCAGGCACTATATCGACAGCGTCTGA
- a CDS encoding AraC family transcriptional regulator — translation MQTISQEEAIDVMPIEGAERTRFWRDSRFMGMECLTATFITHEFAPHAHETFSIGAIEAGSQISKIKGERSEAGPGYFYLINPDEIHDGHPGGSGYRYRMVYPSAELLVSIIEDVTGRAFKGTPSFSKRVLQAPDLALSFHQAHRTLEVSGATLEAEEKMFAVLAAMFERHGSTIITPIETREQSAVHRARDFLAENYAEDIGLEELAKVAGLSRAHLIRAFRKEFHITPHAFLTDKRVRAAKTLLRHGWSAVDAAYQCGFADQAHFSRHFKARTGVTPGAFRAG, via the coding sequence ATGCAGACAATTTCGCAGGAAGAAGCCATCGATGTCATGCCGATAGAGGGCGCCGAGCGCACGCGCTTCTGGCGGGATTCCCGCTTCATGGGCATGGAATGTCTGACGGCGACCTTCATCACCCATGAATTTGCGCCGCACGCGCACGAAACCTTCAGCATCGGCGCCATCGAGGCCGGCTCGCAGATCAGCAAGATCAAGGGCGAGCGTTCGGAGGCCGGCCCCGGATACTTTTATCTGATCAATCCCGACGAAATTCACGACGGTCATCCGGGCGGCAGCGGCTATCGCTATCGCATGGTCTATCCGAGCGCCGAACTGCTGGTGAGCATCATCGAGGATGTCACCGGACGCGCTTTCAAGGGCACGCCATCCTTCTCCAAGCGTGTTTTGCAGGCGCCGGACCTGGCTCTTTCCTTCCATCAGGCCCACCGCACGCTCGAAGTGTCGGGGGCGACGCTCGAGGCGGAGGAAAAAATGTTCGCGGTGCTTGCCGCGATGTTCGAGCGCCACGGCAGCACGATCATCACGCCGATCGAAACGCGCGAGCAATCGGCCGTGCACCGGGCGCGCGACTTCCTGGCGGAAAACTATGCCGAGGACATCGGGCTCGAGGAACTGGCGAAGGTCGCCGGCCTCAGCCGCGCCCACCTCATCCGCGCGTTCCGCAAGGAGTTCCACATCACCCCGCATGCGTTCCTGACCGACAAGCGCGTGCGGGCGGCAAAGACGTTGCTGCGGCACGGCTGGTCGGCGGTGGACGCAGCCTATCAATGCGGTTTTGCCGACCAGGCGCATTTCAGCCGTCATTTCAAGGCGCGCACCGGCGTCACCCCTGGGGCCTTCCGCGCCGGCTGA
- a CDS encoding AzlC family ABC transporter permease, whose translation MTPLIVAVMPVGLVFGAVAASKGLAPAEVTLMSALVFAGGSQFVAMDIWTHPASWAALGFSALLVNIRHVLMSASIGGKLDSFSGPARYASMLLLADEIWAMAEMRASNGKLTPAWYAGLAVPFYCLWVLTSLAGALLGAFLGDPKVTGLDFAFPAVFIVLVMGFWKGRETGAVLAASACAAVLTHQLLPGVWYIAAGAAAGVVVALLSGARKEAHA comes from the coding sequence ATGACGCCGCTGATCGTCGCGGTCATGCCGGTCGGCCTCGTGTTCGGTGCGGTGGCGGCGAGCAAGGGACTTGCGCCGGCCGAGGTGACGCTGATGAGCGCGCTGGTCTTTGCCGGCGGGTCCCAGTTCGTCGCGATGGATATCTGGACGCATCCGGCGTCCTGGGCGGCGCTTGGCTTTTCGGCGCTGCTCGTCAACATCCGCCATGTGCTGATGAGCGCTTCGATCGGCGGCAAGCTCGATAGTTTCTCCGGCCCGGCGCGCTATGCCTCGATGCTGCTTCTGGCCGACGAGATCTGGGCCATGGCCGAGATGCGGGCGAGCAACGGCAAGCTGACGCCTGCCTGGTATGCGGGCCTTGCGGTGCCTTTCTACTGCCTTTGGGTGCTGACGAGTCTTGCGGGCGCGTTGCTTGGGGCCTTCCTGGGCGATCCGAAGGTTACCGGCCTCGACTTTGCGTTCCCCGCCGTCTTCATCGTGCTGGTCATGGGGTTCTGGAAAGGACGGGAGACGGGTGCCGTTCTGGCGGCTAGCGCTTGTGCTGCCGTGCTCACGCATCAGTTGCTGCCAGGTGTCTGGTACATCGCTGCCGGGGCTGCGGCCGGGGTCGTGGTCGCGCTTCTCTCCGGTGCACGCAAGGAGGCCCATGCATGA
- a CDS encoding AzlD family protein → MTVDPNTLLAIVAMAVATIATRIGGLVLIRYVTIGESQKRALEAIPPAVLMAVIAPTAFVTGPAETIAAAATAVAAMRLPLLVSVAVGVVSVALLRLVF, encoded by the coding sequence ATGACCGTCGATCCAAATACACTGCTTGCCATCGTCGCCATGGCGGTTGCGACGATCGCGACCCGCATCGGCGGTCTCGTGCTGATCCGGTATGTGACGATCGGGGAAAGCCAGAAGCGCGCACTGGAGGCGATACCGCCGGCCGTGCTGATGGCGGTTATCGCGCCGACGGCCTTCGTGACCGGCCCGGCGGAAACGATCGCCGCTGCCGCGACGGCCGTGGCCGCCATGCGGCTGCCGCTCCTGGTATCGGTCGCCGTCGGTGTCGTCTCGGTAGCGCTGCTGCGCCTCGTGTTCTGA
- a CDS encoding replicative DNA helicase, whose product MSEASRKLSPIGKDQADQHYREAPNNLEAEQALLGAILVNNDAYYRVSDFLKPVHLHEPLHRKIYEVAGDIIRMGKMANPVTIKTFLKADEKVGDVTVATYLARLAGAAVSIINAEDYGRAIYDLALRRSLITIGEDMVNIAYDAPLDMPPQGQIEDAERRLFELAETGRYDGGFQSFNDAVALAIDMAGQAFERDGSLSGISTGILSLDGRMGGLQRSDLIVLAGRPGMGKTSLATNIAYNIAAAYEPEVQADGSFKAKNGGVVGFYSLEMSSEQLATRIISEQTEVSSSKIRRGDISEADFEKLVACSQMMQKVPLYIDQTGGISIAQLSARARRLKRQRGLDCLVVDYIQLMTGSGKSSDNRVQEITQITTGLKALGKELNVPIIALSQLSRGVESREDKRPQLSDLRESGSIEQDADVVLFVFREEYYVKNLEPRDEFDPKYEEWKMKMEQVKGTADVIIAKQRHGPTGTVKLAFQSEFTRFTDLADPSFTQYEEH is encoded by the coding sequence ATGAGCGAAGCGTCGCGAAAGCTATCCCCTATCGGCAAGGATCAGGCGGACCAGCACTACCGCGAGGCCCCGAACAACCTCGAGGCCGAGCAGGCGCTGCTTGGCGCGATCCTCGTCAACAACGACGCGTACTACCGCGTGTCGGACTTCCTGAAGCCGGTGCATCTGCACGAGCCGCTGCACCGCAAGATCTACGAAGTCGCCGGCGACATCATCCGCATGGGCAAGATGGCGAACCCGGTCACCATCAAGACCTTCCTCAAGGCCGACGAGAAGGTCGGCGACGTGACCGTCGCGACCTATCTTGCGCGCCTTGCCGGCGCTGCCGTCTCGATCATCAACGCCGAAGACTATGGCCGGGCGATCTATGACCTGGCGCTGCGCCGTTCGCTGATCACCATCGGCGAGGACATGGTCAACATCGCCTATGACGCGCCGCTCGACATGCCTCCGCAGGGCCAGATCGAAGACGCCGAGCGCCGTCTGTTCGAACTTGCCGAGACCGGTCGATACGACGGCGGTTTCCAGTCGTTTAACGACGCCGTGGCGCTCGCCATCGACATGGCCGGCCAGGCCTTCGAGCGCGACGGCAGCCTTTCGGGCATTTCAACCGGCATCCTGTCGCTTGATGGCCGGATGGGCGGCCTGCAGCGTTCCGACTTGATCGTGCTTGCCGGACGCCCCGGCATGGGCAAGACCTCGCTTGCCACCAACATCGCCTACAACATTGCTGCGGCCTACGAGCCGGAAGTCCAGGCTGACGGCTCGTTCAAGGCCAAGAACGGCGGCGTCGTCGGCTTCTACTCGCTCGAAATGTCGTCCGAACAGCTCGCCACCCGTATCATCTCCGAGCAGACCGAAGTCTCCTCCTCGAAGATCCGCCGCGGTGACATCTCCGAGGCCGACTTCGAAAAGCTCGTCGCCTGCTCGCAGATGATGCAGAAGGTGCCGCTCTATATCGACCAGACCGGTGGTATCTCGATCGCCCAGCTTTCCGCCCGCGCGCGGCGCCTGAAGCGCCAGCGCGGCCTCGACTGCCTCGTGGTGGACTACATCCAGCTCATGACCGGCTCGGGCAAATCCAGCGACAACCGCGTGCAGGAAATCACCCAGATCACCACCGGCCTCAAGGCGCTCGGCAAGGAACTGAACGTTCCGATCATCGCGCTCTCGCAGCTCTCCCGTGGCGTCGAAAGCCGCGAAGACAAGCGGCCGCAGCTGTCCGACCTTCGTGAATCGGGCTCGATCGAGCAGGACGCCGACGTCGTGCTCTTCGTGTTCCGTGAGGAATACTACGTGAAGAACCTGGAGCCGCGCGACGAGTTCGACCCGAAGTACGAAGAATGGAAGATGAAGATGGAGCAGGTGAAGGGCACGGCCGACGTGATCATCGCCAAGCAGCGTCACGGACCGACCGGTACCGTGAAACTCGCCTTCCAGTCGGAATTCACGCGCTTCACCGATCTCGCCGATCCATCCTTCACCCAGTACGAAGAACACTAG
- a CDS encoding MarR family winged helix-turn-helix transcriptional regulator yields the protein MYQPTVNRELFDALSLLNRKLRAVFDARVKEKGLTLSRARALFALTKKDGLNQRELADELDIETPTLVRLLDGMEKQGFIERRVEVSDRRAKQIHMTELGRTVADEILRLADEIRAEVLQGIDAAELAVTKRVVRAIADNVQSLARE from the coding sequence ATGTATCAACCCACCGTGAACCGCGAACTGTTCGATGCCCTGTCGCTGCTCAATCGCAAGCTGCGCGCCGTGTTCGATGCGCGGGTGAAGGAGAAGGGGCTGACGCTGTCGCGTGCCCGCGCGCTCTTCGCCTTGACGAAGAAGGATGGCCTGAACCAGCGGGAGCTCGCCGACGAACTCGACATCGAGACCCCGACACTGGTGCGCCTGCTCGACGGCATGGAGAAGCAGGGCTTCATCGAGCGGCGGGTCGAGGTCTCCGACCGACGCGCCAAGCAGATCCATATGACCGAACTCGGCCGCACCGTTGCCGACGAGATCCTCAGGCTTGCCGACGAAATCCGGGCCGAAGTGCTGCAAGGCATCGACGCAGCCGAGCTTGCCGTGACAAAGCGGGTGGTTCGTGCGATCGCCGACAATGTTCAGTCGCTGGCGCGGGAGTGA
- a CDS encoding MFS transporter — protein sequence MGAVATAAANDNRLASELEAAEAVDEDQHGETVIAPEPAPTPVPAPVEKGLLLSAVYVLGSVLLFLTQGLGMNLALANLTQVQGSLSATSIEAGWLSAAYMAPNVSLSIALVKIRAQYGLRRFAEISIAGFVVVSLMNVFVSDLHSAIVVRFISGIAAAPMSTLGFLYMLEAFPPARKLTVGLALALTCTTISAPVTRLISPTLIEYGQWHALYTLEMALALIALPIIYLLPLTPVPHAKVIQRMDILSYLLVAVAFGCLAVVLTMGRLYWWFEAPWLGVLLVVSIATLTTAVLIELYRPVPLIDVRWIASKEIVHFAAVLLIFRLVASEQSTVAANFYQQLGLQFEQVATLYWIILAAAIGGGLLCAALMNPGHAERVHILALGLLAAGAYMDSQATSLTRPEQMYLSQAMIASGTALFLPPAMARGFKAALAKGPSYILSFIVIFLFTQSIGSLIGSAAFGTFVTIREKFHSNLLAEQIVLSNPLVAQRVNQLSAAYAKVMGDKTLLGGEGTVLLSQQVTREAYILAYNDAFLLASAVALFALAGLLLHISHNWLRQRLSAPAPMPAT from the coding sequence ATGGGCGCAGTCGCGACGGCCGCCGCAAACGACAATCGCCTTGCCTCCGAGCTTGAGGCCGCGGAGGCCGTCGACGAGGACCAACACGGAGAAACCGTTATTGCGCCGGAACCGGCGCCAACCCCCGTGCCGGCCCCCGTCGAGAAAGGTCTGTTGCTTTCGGCGGTCTATGTCCTGGGCTCCGTGCTCCTGTTCCTGACGCAGGGGCTCGGCATGAACCTGGCGCTCGCCAACCTTACGCAGGTCCAGGGCTCGCTTTCGGCGACCTCCATCGAAGCCGGCTGGCTCTCGGCGGCCTACATGGCGCCGAATGTCAGCCTGTCGATCGCGCTGGTGAAGATCCGCGCCCAATACGGGCTGCGCCGTTTTGCCGAAATCAGCATCGCCGGTTTCGTCGTCGTCTCGTTGATGAACGTCTTCGTTTCCGATCTGCATTCGGCGATCGTCGTGCGCTTCATCAGCGGCATTGCCGCCGCACCGATGTCGACGCTCGGCTTCCTCTACATGCTCGAAGCCTTTCCGCCGGCGCGCAAACTGACCGTCGGGCTGGCGCTGGCGCTCACCTGCACGACGATTTCCGCGCCGGTCACCCGCCTGATCTCGCCGACCTTGATCGAATATGGCCAGTGGCATGCGCTCTACACGCTGGAAATGGCGCTGGCGCTGATCGCGCTGCCGATCATCTACCTGCTGCCGCTGACGCCGGTCCCGCATGCCAAGGTTATCCAGCGCATGGATATCCTGAGTTACCTCCTCGTCGCCGTCGCCTTCGGCTGCCTCGCCGTGGTCCTGACCATGGGGCGCCTCTACTGGTGGTTCGAGGCTCCTTGGCTCGGCGTCCTGCTGGTCGTCTCGATAGCGACGCTGACGACCGCGGTGCTGATCGAGCTTTATCGCCCGGTGCCGTTGATCGACGTGCGCTGGATCGCTTCAAAGGAGATCGTGCACTTTGCCGCCGTTCTCTTGATTTTCCGGCTGGTCGCCTCCGAACAATCGACTGTTGCTGCGAACTTCTACCAGCAGCTCGGTCTCCAGTTCGAGCAGGTCGCAACCCTCTATTGGATCATCCTTGCTGCGGCCATCGGCGGCGGTCTGCTTTGCGCCGCGCTGATGAATCCTGGACATGCGGAGCGCGTGCATATTCTGGCACTCGGCCTCCTGGCGGCCGGCGCCTACATGGACAGCCAGGCGACCAGCCTGACACGGCCGGAGCAGATGTATCTGAGCCAGGCGATGATCGCGTCCGGAACGGCGCTCTTCCTGCCGCCGGCCATGGCGCGCGGCTTCAAGGCGGCGCTCGCCAAGGGGCCGAGCTATATCCTCAGCTTCATCGTGATCTTCCTCTTTACCCAGAGCATCGGCAGCCTGATCGGCTCCGCCGCCTTCGGTACCTTCGTCACGATCCGTGAAAAGTTTCATTCCAACCTTCTCGCGGAACAGATCGTGCTCTCGAACCCTCTGGTTGCCCAGCGCGTCAACCAGCTTTCCGCCGCCTACGCCAAGGTGATGGGCGACAAGACCCTGCTCGGCGGCGAGGGCACCGTGTTGTTGTCACAACAGGTGACCCGCGAAGCTTACATCCTCGCCTACAACGACGCCTTCCTGCTTGCCTCGGCGGTCGCGCTTTTCGCGCTCGCCGGGCTGCTGCTGCACATCTCCCACAACTGGCTCAGGCAGAGATTGTCCGCTCCTGCGCCGATGCCGGCCACCTGA
- a CDS encoding HlyD family secretion protein, whose product MLKSLRSPTSIIVLLAGIAGIALVLYAWRLPPFHSSVESTENAYVRGFVTIMSPQLAGYVADVPVHDYETVKAGQLLVKIDDRIYAQKVAQAEATLAGQKAALANSFQQELSAKAGIAASQAQLDGAKAAFNRARATWDRIRPLAEKGVSTRSDADQARAGFEQADAAVSQAEAGLEVSKQALATTLGARAGLQAAVSGAEAAVELARIDLDNTRIVAPRDGRLGEIGARIGQYVTAGSQLLALVPNDVWVVANFKETQLDGMKAGQPVAIAVDALQRNELTGHIERFSPAAGSEFSIIRPDNATGNFTKVAQRVGVRIVVDPGQPLAEMLSPGLSVVVRVDKDAPVRVAPDQANIGVAPVAAHG is encoded by the coding sequence ATGTTGAAATCCCTGCGCTCTCCCACGAGCATCATCGTTCTTCTCGCCGGCATCGCCGGTATCGCCCTTGTGCTCTACGCCTGGCGGCTGCCGCCGTTCCACAGTTCGGTGGAATCGACGGAGAATGCCTATGTGCGCGGCTTTGTAACGATCATGAGCCCGCAGCTTGCGGGCTATGTCGCCGACGTTCCGGTGCACGACTACGAGACGGTCAAGGCCGGGCAACTGCTGGTCAAGATCGACGACCGCATCTATGCGCAGAAGGTGGCGCAGGCGGAAGCCACGCTTGCCGGGCAGAAAGCCGCACTTGCCAATTCCTTTCAGCAGGAGCTTTCCGCCAAGGCGGGCATCGCCGCCAGCCAGGCGCAGCTCGATGGTGCCAAGGCTGCCTTCAATCGGGCCCGGGCGACCTGGGACCGCATCCGCCCGCTCGCGGAAAAGGGTGTTTCGACCCGCAGTGATGCCGACCAGGCGCGTGCAGGCTTTGAGCAGGCCGACGCTGCCGTGAGCCAGGCAGAGGCCGGGCTGGAAGTGTCGAAGCAGGCGCTGGCGACGACGCTTGGCGCGCGTGCCGGATTGCAAGCCGCGGTGAGCGGGGCGGAAGCGGCCGTCGAACTCGCGCGAATCGATCTCGACAACACCCGCATCGTCGCGCCGCGGGACGGCCGTCTCGGTGAGATCGGCGCGCGGATCGGTCAATATGTGACGGCCGGCTCGCAACTCCTGGCGCTGGTGCCGAACGACGTCTGGGTCGTCGCCAATTTCAAGGAAACGCAGCTCGACGGCATGAAGGCGGGCCAACCCGTCGCCATCGCGGTCGACGCGCTGCAGCGGAACGAGCTGACGGGGCATATCGAGCGGTTCTCGCCCGCCGCCGGTTCGGAGTTCAGCATCATCCGTCCGGACAACGCCACCGGCAACTTCACCAAGGTGGCCCAGCGCGTCGGCGTGCGCATCGTCGTCGATCCCGGCCAGCCGCTGGCGGAAATGCTGTCGCCCGGCCTTTCGGTCGTCGTGCGCGTCGACAAGGACGCGCCGGTGCGCGTTGCACCGGACCAGGCGAACATCGGTGTCGCGCCTGTTGCTGCCCACGGATAA
- the rplI gene encoding 50S ribosomal protein L9 translates to MEVILLERIAKLGQMGETVKVRDGFARNYLLPLGKALRANAANKARFEAERSTLEARNLERKSEAQAVAEKLDGKSFIIVRSAGETGQLYGSVAARDIIEVLAAEGFNVGRNQVDLNQPIKSIGLHKVTLHLHSEVEISVEVNVARSAEEAGRQAKGESLTSADAIYGVDEDALKPEDFFNPEAEFEGEEE, encoded by the coding sequence ATGGAAGTCATTCTTCTCGAACGTATCGCCAAGCTCGGCCAGATGGGCGAAACCGTAAAGGTTCGCGACGGCTTTGCCCGTAACTACCTCCTGCCGCTCGGCAAGGCGCTGCGCGCCAACGCTGCCAACAAGGCCCGTTTCGAAGCTGAGCGTTCGACGCTCGAAGCCCGCAACCTCGAGCGCAAGTCGGAAGCCCAGGCTGTTGCCGAGAAGCTCGACGGCAAGTCGTTCATCATCGTCCGCTCGGCTGGCGAAACCGGCCAGCTCTACGGTTCGGTTGCTGCCCGCGACATCATCGAAGTGCTCGCTGCCGAAGGCTTCAACGTCGGCCGCAACCAGGTCGACCTCAACCAGCCGATCAAGTCGATCGGCCTGCACAAGGTCACGCTGCACCTGCACTCGGAAGTCGAGATCTCGGTTGAAGTCAACGTTGCCCGTTCGGCCGAAGAAGCCGGTCGCCAGGCAAAGGGCGAAAGCCTGACCTCGGCCGACGCCATCTACGGCGTTGACGAAGACGCCCTGAAGCCGGAAGACTTCTTCAACCCGGAAGCCGAATTCGAAGGCGAAGAAGAATAA
- a CDS encoding membrane protein, whose amino-acid sequence MTNVNRTSLLTGVLAGFTAALLSMGANTQSSLAIVLYAASALPILIAGLGWGNAAAITAIVTAGATGAVLVSPYFALLILVVTLIPAGWLSHLANLARPASELGGPDEALAWYPLSDILSHLAGLVTVGMIIVGVIVGYGADISDRMVDIVIQAVKAQDSAYNPDAAAIAQIKSLFTLALPLVQGAIWVLMLFTAYYLATRIVQMSGRSLRPREDIPSTLRMHRNAIFIFLGGLVLTFLGGAPATIGALICGTFGAGFLLAGFASFHFRTRGKSWRLPVLWIAYLSVLVFTIPAFFFLLSGLIDTRRTIAVTPVGKN is encoded by the coding sequence GTGACGAATGTGAACAGGACATCGCTGCTGACCGGCGTTCTCGCCGGCTTTACCGCCGCCCTCTTGTCGATGGGCGCGAATACGCAGTCGTCTCTTGCGATCGTCCTTTATGCCGCTTCGGCACTTCCAATCCTGATTGCCGGCCTCGGCTGGGGCAATGCCGCAGCGATCACCGCGATCGTCACGGCCGGCGCCACCGGTGCCGTTCTCGTTTCGCCCTACTTCGCGCTGCTGATCCTCGTTGTCACGCTGATCCCGGCCGGTTGGCTGAGCCATCTCGCCAATCTCGCCCGCCCGGCGTCCGAACTCGGCGGCCCGGATGAGGCGCTTGCCTGGTATCCGCTCTCCGATATCCTCAGCCATCTCGCCGGTCTGGTGACCGTCGGCATGATCATCGTCGGCGTGATCGTCGGTTATGGAGCCGATATCTCCGATCGCATGGTCGATATCGTCATTCAGGCCGTGAAGGCGCAGGACAGCGCCTACAACCCGGATGCGGCTGCCATCGCCCAGATCAAGTCGCTTTTCACCCTCGCTTTGCCGCTCGTCCAGGGCGCGATCTGGGTGCTGATGCTGTTTACCGCCTACTACCTCGCCACCCGCATCGTGCAGATGTCCGGCCGGTCGTTGCGCCCGCGCGAGGACATTCCGTCGACGCTGCGCATGCACCGCAACGCGATCTTCATCTTTCTCGGCGGCCTGGTCCTCACCTTCCTCGGCGGCGCACCCGCAACGATCGGCGCGCTGATCTGCGGAACCTTCGGCGCGGGCTTCCTGCTTGCCGGTTTCGCCTCCTTCCATTTCCGCACACGCGGCAAGTCCTGGCGGCTTCCCGTGCTGTGGATTGCATACCTGTCGGTGCTCGTGTTCACGATCCCGGCATTCTTCTTCCTCCTGTCCGGCCTGATCGATACGCGACGCACCATCGCGGTCACGCCGGTTGGAAAAAACTGA